Sequence from the Rutidosis leptorrhynchoides isolate AG116_Rl617_1_P2 chromosome 3, CSIRO_AGI_Rlap_v1, whole genome shotgun sequence genome:
agattgtacaatttgttttaaagtttgtacatatggtcatggaggTGTTTTATTATAATGTTGtacataatacttcaaatattatacatatggtTATGGTTAtgaggtgttttaccataaggttgtacataatggttcaaatattgtacatatgattatgAGGGTGTTTTACTATAAGGTTgtatataatgcttcaaatattgtacatatggtcatggtgTGTTATAttataagattgtacataatgcctcatatattatacaattaacatgttaatattttattacatacaattaattatattaatgacatCATTATAGAGAgattatattttttctatttatatttaaatttttattaagtttgaataattattatttataaacatgATCATTTTAAAAGTTTATATGAtattatagatagatagattgtgAGTGAACACTAATTTGTGTGATTGATTAATATAGCTTTAACTCATGTGATTGTAGCTTTGATTATGTTTTTTACATTTGATCCGCATGGATCTTTACACGACCCGAATCCGAGAATTATGGGGTGGTCAATGGAGAATATTCAAGAGGCCATGATTTCCTCTAACTGTTTGCCGGAAATGTTTTCTACACACGATCGCATGCATCCGGTGAGTGGGGTACTTGATGTAGAGGGTGCCTCATTTTTCTATTGTATATATAGGTAGATGAAATATGAAAAAAGGGATGCTAGTTCATATGCGTATATATGACTTCGAGAAGGGagttgattcgtacaccaccttgTTTTTGACATACACCACCAAAACAATTATTTAGACAGTCTTACCCTTCCTTTGAGAAGTTAAGGGGAGTTGGTGGTAAACAAAAGAAAGGGTAAAAATGTCCAAAAAatttatttagtggtgtatggcaaaatagaggtggtgtacggatcacccCCTTTCGAGAAAAATAGGAGGTTTGTGCCTTTATTTACTTTGTATGTAACTAAAGAGAATAGAGTAATAAACTTTATTTAACCCCAATATTATTTGTTagctatttgtttttttttttttttttttttaacggcaaacttgcatcagtgtatcatttatttcaacgacactcatcatttgcacacacacacgcacgcgttcgggaggaaacccgaatcgcattataggaacccgatcctttaaccatcccgaggggcaggcggaccgAGTTTGAATCCTAAACGGATCTGGGAGAAAACCCACTGGggtcaatctggatatccatatttcaggcagattaattaataggatgggcaGTGCGAGGCTCGAACTCATGACCTAACCCCAGCCTCAACACATAAGGTGAAGAGGATGtcgttgaagcaatgcttcgttgacATGTTTTCCTTTTCATTCACGAATCAAACACatacagtggcggaacttgaacccgactaCAGAGGGGGCAagtctaaaaatttaataaatttttcattgtcagcaggggcaaacactaaaaaaaaccttatttttggttaaatttttttttttagtgtaaattttttttcccCGTTAAATCCAggggggcggataccccctttggGTTGCTCTATGTTCCGCGACTGAACACATAAACCATTTTCTTTATTGTTCTACCAAATTTTCATTACAAATTGATCACGTCTTCAACAAAAAGAAAATAACATCCTTACGAAGACGTTCATGTGTTCGTATTTATTCGTAACGGATCAACATTTCTACGTAACGTTATACTAGTAGAGTAAAGTACAACATAtaaaattactccgtaataaaCTAATACAGTTAGCCAACAAAACCCCTAAAGCACCCAAAATGTCGTTGATGATTCTGTTGAATAATATGAGCGATAATTGTTTGAAAATGATGAACGTTACAAGGAATAGTTATAGTTCCTTTTTGTTCAAACCCATATTCATCTTCAGCTTCTTTCAACAACTGCATGAAAATTGGGTGGTTAAACCAAACAACTGGAACCACAAAACGCTGTTCAACACCTCTTTCACCAACTTTAACTGCCAAACACCCTTTTGGCACCTCCTGCTGCTGGTGGTGCTTTCTTT
This genomic interval carries:
- the LOC139900725 gene encoding auxin-responsive protein SAUR32-like, which translates into the protein MGTSTILTTITTTNRCQRKHHQQQEVPKGCLAVKVGERGVEQRFVVPVVWFNHPIFMQLLKEAEDEYGFEQKGTITIPCNVHHFQTIIAHIIQQNHQRHSNHHHSNCYRSISFIFICIHIHRDTDIDTDISRDY